A window of Cucurbita pepo subsp. pepo cultivar mu-cu-16 chromosome LG06, ASM280686v2, whole genome shotgun sequence contains these coding sequences:
- the LOC111797544 gene encoding probable phosphoinositide phosphatase SAC9 isoform X1, giving the protein MAFSPAAGGRSSRDTSIVVLTLESGEVYIVASLSSRNDTQLIYIDPTTGALRYHGKSGLDLFKSESQAIDFITNGSRWLCKSSVQARAILGYVALGGSGLLYVATKLSASVSNFPGGGTIFTVLESQCIKVLLQNPQVQGKGELKNVQELVELDIDGKHYFCESRDITRPFPSRMPLDKPDEEFVWNSWFSMAFKNIGLPHHCVTLLQGFAECRSFGSSGQMEGIVALIARRSRLHPGTRYLARGLNSCFSTGNEVECEQLVWIPKKPGQSTPFNTYIWRRGTIPIWWGAELKITAAEAEIYVSDCDPYKGSAQYYQRLSKRYDAGKIDVVGGGNRNKKALVPIVCINLLRNGEGKSESILVQHFEESVNFVKSTGKLPYTRIHLINYDWHASTKLKGEQLTIEGLWRLLKGPTISIGVSEGDYLPSRLQTKDYRGEIIHNDDFEGDFCIRSHQNGVIRFNCADSLDRTNAASYFGALQVFMEQCRRLRISLDNDWGMGYRSMDTQSGYTAPLPPGWEKRSDAVTGKTYYIDHNTRTTTWTHPCPDKPWKRFDMPFEEFKRSTILFPVSQLADLFLSAGDIHATLYTGSKAMHSQILNIFNEEPGKFKQFSAAQNMKITLQRRYKNAVVDSSRQKQLEMFLGMRLFKHLPSIPIQPLNVLSRASSFLLKPVTNIFPSSNGGAGLLSFKKKGEIWVFPQGSDVVELFIYLTEPCHVCQLLLTVSHGADDSTYPTTVDVRTGRNLDGLKLILEGASIPQCENGTNLLITLPGPISAEDMAITGAGARLHSQDASTFPLLYDFEEPEGELDFLTRVVAVTFYPADSGRSSMTLGEIEILGVSLPWRGVFYDEGPGGRLAHLTKTIHKEINHFSSGSGTNPFLAPSLNEDLSEPVKTSASADQLIDLLSGEVTFTDTISQPVSGTAVHQGEDLLDFLDQHVGFHGAETDVKVSPAEDPKVADSCSQLYINCLISLVGPRMEKKLSFQEAMKLEIERLRLNLSAAERDRALLSMGTDPATINPNLLLDEIYIGRLCRLANNLALVGHTYLEDKITAAIGLDKIDNLVDFWNVTELGEICSGGTCEVRAEIKTPVQFPSKASSVGTPQPVLLCSQCQRKVCKVCCAGRGAQLLTSYSSREVSNSGYSSQGGSGHGSRIDVLNGLDGVVCKKCCPNVLLDALILDHVRGLISARRKARADDAAYGALNQVIGSSVRDWMSGKNLPDAGQRVQKVLRKLLNGEESVAEFPFASILNSVETAVDSAPVLSLLTPLDSGSVGSYWKAPPNATSAEFVIALGSVSDVSGVILLVSPCGYSAGDTPIVQIWASNFIHREERSYMGKWDVQSLNPSSFDFSGPEKEYSDNRAPRHVRFTFKNPVRCRIIWMTLRLQRPGSSSFNYETDFNLLSLDENPFAPVNPQVNLRASFGGSSKAIPCLHARRIIVVGIPVKKETGLDSSSGSDHISNRTWLERAPQVRRFKVPIEAETAVENDIVLEQYLSLASPMIAGFRLEAFGAIKPRVTHSPSSDAQIWDASATFLEDRHIYPAVLHLQVSVVQEPNTVVTIAEYRLPEAKAGTGFYFDLPRLVQTRKIIFKLLGDVAAFSDDPAEQDDSGFRVFAAGLSLSNRIKLYYYADPYELGKWASLSAI; this is encoded by the exons ATGGCCTTTTCACCCGCAGCCGGTGGCCGGAGTTCTCGAGACACATCCATAGTCGTTCTGACACTTGAATCCGGCGAAGTATATATAGTTGCGAGCTTGTCTTCGAGGAACGACACCCAGCTGATATACATCGATCCCACCACCGGCGCTCTTCGCTACCATGGGAAGTCCGGCCTTGACCTCTTCAAGTCCGAGTCCCAGGCAATTGATTTCATTACCAACGGATCGCGATGGCTTTGCAAGTCCTCTGTCCAAGCTAGAGCCATTTTAGGATACGTTGCCTTGGGCGGTTCTGGTTTACTTTATGTCGCCACCAAACTTTCAGCCAGTGTTTCGAATTTTCCTGGTGGAGGAACCATTTTCACGGTGTTGGAGAGTCAGTGCATCAAGGTTTTGCTGCAGAATCCGCAGGTTCAGGGGAAGGGGGAGCTCAAGAACGTACAAGAATTGGTCGAGCTTGATATTGATGGGAAACACTACTTTTGTGAATCAAGGGACATCACGAGACCGTTCCCTAGCCGGATGCCGCTGGATAAGCCTGACGAAGAGTTCGTTTGGAACAGTTGGTTCTCGATGGCATTCAAGAACATTGGATTGCCTCATCATTGCGTTACGCTTCTCCAG GGGTTTGCAGAGTGTCGAAGTTTTGGGAGTTCCGGTCAGATGGAAGGCATTGTCGCACTTATTGCTCGTCGAAGCAGGCTGCATCCTGGCACTCGATATTTGGCCAGGGGATTGAATTCGTGCTTCAGCACAG GGAACGAGGTTGAATGTGAGCAACTGGTATGGATACCTAAAAAGCCTGGCCAGAGCACTCCTTTTAACACATACATTTGGCGAAGGGGCACTATTCCAATTTGGTGGGGTGCAGAGCTGAAGATCACTGCTGCAGAAGCAGAAATATATGTTTCTGATTGCGATCCTTATAAAGGAAGCGCTCAGTACTATCAGAGGTTGAGTAAGAGATATGATGCTGGGAAAATCGATGTCGTTGGTGGAGGAAATCGGAACAAAAAAGCTTTAGTTCCTATAGTTTGCATAAATTTGCTTAGGAATGGAGAAGGAAAATCAGAATCTATTTTAGTTCAGCACTTTGAGGAATCTGTGAATTTTGTTAAATCAACGGGTAAACTTCCATATACTAGAAtccatttaataaattatgacTGGCATGCAAGCACAAAGTTAAAGGGCGAACAGCTAACGATTGAAGGGCTGTGGAGGCTTCTAAAAGGCCCTACTATATCAATAGGTGTTTCTGAAGGGGATTATTTACCTTCCCGCTTACAGACCAAGGATTATAGAGGTGAAATCATACATAATGATGACTTTGAAGGTGATTTCTGCATAAGATCCCATCAAAATGGGGTCATACGATTTAACTGTGCTGATTCTTTGGATAGGACCAATGCAGCTAGTTATTTTGGTGCTCTCCAAGTCTTCATGGAGCAATGCAGGCGGCTAAGGATATCTTTAGATAATGACTGGGGAATGGGTTATCGTTCAATGGATACACAGAGTGGATATACAGCTCCACTGCCACCAGGCTGGGAAAAAAGGAGCGATGCTGTGACAGGgaaaacatattatattgATCATAATACTAGGACCACAACATGGACTCATCCTTGTCCTGATAAACCTTGGAAAAGATTTGATATGCCATTTGAAGAATTCAAGAGatcaacaattttatttccagTTTCTCAGCTAGCAGATTTGTTTTTGTCTGCCGGGGATATTCATGCCACCCTTTATACTGGTTCCAAAGCTATGCATAGCCAAATCCTTAACATATTCAATGAAGAACCAGGAAAGTTTAAACAATTTTCTGCAGcacaaaatatgaaaattacttTGCAGAGAAGATATAAAAATGCTGTTGTTGACAGCTCTCGACAAAAGCAGCTGGAGATGTTTCTCGGAATGAGGCTTTTCAAACATCTTCCATCAATACCTATTCAGCCTCTTAAT GTACTCTCACGAGCATCCAGTTTTTTACTTAAACCTGTTACCAACATCTTTCCAAGTTCTAATGGTGGAGCTGGTCTTCTGAGTTTTAAGAAGAAAGGAGAGATTTGG GTTTTTCCGCAGGGTTCAGACGTTGTTGAACTCTTCATTTACCTAACTGAGCCTTGCCATGTCTGTCAGCTTCTTCTTACTGTATCTCATGGTGCAGATGATTCAACTTATCCTACAACCGTTGATGTAAGGACTGGCCGTAATTTAGATGGGCTAAAACTAATACTTGAG GGTGCTTCCATTCCTCAGTGTGAAAATGGGACAAACCTTCTAATAACCTTACCTGGGCCAATAAGTGCTGAGGATATGGCTATCACAGGGGCTGGTGCACGCCTCCATTCCCAAGACGCATCAACATTTCCATTGTTATATGATTTTGAAGAACCAGAGGGTGAACTGGACTTCCTTACTCGTGTTGTTGCTGTTACATTTTATCCTGCTGATTCTGGGAGAAGTTCAATGACACTTGGTGAG ATAGAGATCCTTGGAGTTTCTCTTCCTTGGAGGGGAGTGTTTTATGATGAAGGACCAGGTGGAAGATTAGCTCACCTCACTAAAACGATTCATAAGGAAATCAATCATTTTTCTTCCGGTTCAGGAACCAACCCATTTTTGGCCCCTTCATTAAATGAAGACCTTTCAGAACCTGTTAAAACGAGTGCTTCTGCAGACCAATTAATTGACCTTTTGTCTGGAGAAGTCACATTTACAGATACAATTTCTCAACCAGTTAGCGGAACTGCTGTACATCAGGGGGAGGACTTACTTGATTTTTTGGACCAGCATGTTGGATTTCATGGTGCTGAAACCGACGTCAAAGTTTCTCCAGCAGAAGATCCAAAGGTTGCCGATAGTTGTTCCCAACTGTACATAAACTGTCTCATATCCCTTGTAGGACCTCGCATG GAAAAGAAGCTCAGCTTCCAAGAAGCCATGAAACTCGAAATTGAGCGCCTCCGGCTAAATCTTTCAGCTGCTGAAAGGGATAGAGCATTATTATCAATGGGAACTGATCCTGCTACTATAAATCCAAATCTATTGCttgatgaaatttatattGGAAGGTTATGTAGATTGGCAAACAATCTTGCATTAGTTGGGCACACTTATCTGGAAGACAAAATTACTGCTGCTATTGGTCTTGATAAAATCGACAATCTTGTGGATTTCTGGAACGTCACAGAACTTGGAGAGATCTGTTCTGGTGGAACCTGTGAGGTGCGTGCTGAAATTAAAACACCAGTTCAATTTCCCTCTAAAGCATCCTCAGTGGGAACTCCCCAGCCTGTCTTGTTATGCTCACAATGCCAAAGAAAGGTTTGTAAAGTATGCTGTGCTGGGAGAGGGGCTCAACTTCTAACAAGCTACAGCTCAAGGGAAGTCTCAAACAGTGGTTATTCAAGCCAGGGAGGATCAGGTCATGGGAGCCGAATTGATGTCTTGAATGGTTTGGATGGTGTTGTCTGTAAAAAATGCTGTCCCAACGTTCTGCTTGATGCATTGATCTTGGACCATGTAAGGGGATTAATTAGCGCACGAAGAAAGGCCCGTGCAGACGATGCTGCATATGGAGCTCTGAACCAGGTGATTGGATCATCAGTAAGGGATTGGATGTCTGGAAAGAATCTGCCTGATGCTGGCCAACGAGTACAAAAGGTCCTAAGAAAATTGCTTAATGGAGAAGAGTCTGTTGCTGAATTTCCATTTGCCAGCATTTTGAACTCG GTGGAAACAGCAGTGGATTCAGCACCAGTCTTGTCATTGCTTACTCCCTTAGATTCTGGTTCAGTAGGTTCATATTGGAAAGCTCCTCCGAATGCTACTTCGGCTGAATTTGTTATTGCTCTTGGTTCCGTTTCTGATGTTAGTGGGGTCATCTTGCTTGTGAGCCCTTGTGGGTACTCTGCGGGAGACACTCCAATT GTACAAATCTGGGCGAGTAATTTTATTCACAGGGAAGAAAGGTCGTATATGGGGAAGTGGGATGTCCAATCCTTGAATCCatcttcatttgatttttctgGGCCAGAAAAAGAATACAGCGACAATAGAGCACCTAGGCATGTCCGGTTTACCTTTAAAAATCCTGTTAGATGCCGCATCATTTGGATGACACTACGCCTTCAACGCCCTGGTTCCAGTTCTTTTAATTATGAGACAGATTTTAACCTCTTGTCTCTAGATGAAAATCCTTTTGCACCAGTTAATCCGCAAGTTAATCTACGTGCCTCGTTCGGAGGATCAAGTAAAGCTATTCCTTGTCTTCATGCTAGACGAATTATTGTAGTTGGAATCCCAGTGAAAAAAGAGACGGGTCTTGATTCATCATCAGGCTCTGATCATATATCTAATAGGACCTGGTTGGAGAGAGCCCCTCAAGTAAGGAGATTCAAG GTTCCAATTGAAGCCGAAACGGCTGTGGAGAATGATATTGTCTTGGAACAGTATCTATCTCTAGCGTCACCAATGATTGCTGGATTCCGTCTGGAGGCTTTCGGTGCGATAAAACCTCGAGTTACCCATTCACCTTCTTCAGATGCACAAATCTGGGATGCATCAGCTACGTTTTTAGAAGATAGGCACATCTATCCTGCTGTATTACATCTACAGGTTTCCGTTGTTCAG GAGCCTAATACTGTAGTAACTATAGCCGAGTACCGACTACCGGAAGCGAAGGCTGGAACAGGATTTTACTTCGATCTTCCTAGACTTGTCCAAACGAggaaaattatattcaaactTCTCGGAGACGTTGCAGCGTTTTCCGATGACCCAGCAGAGCAAGACGATTCTGGATTCAGGGTTTTTGCAGCAGGGTTGTCTTTGTCCAATAGAATTAAGCTGTATTACTATGCAGATCCTTATGAACTTGGAAAATGGGCAAGTCTTTCTGCTATATGA
- the LOC111797544 gene encoding probable phosphoinositide phosphatase SAC9 isoform X2 — MEGIVALIARRSRLHPGTRYLARGLNSCFSTGNEVECEQLVWIPKKPGQSTPFNTYIWRRGTIPIWWGAELKITAAEAEIYVSDCDPYKGSAQYYQRLSKRYDAGKIDVVGGGNRNKKALVPIVCINLLRNGEGKSESILVQHFEESVNFVKSTGKLPYTRIHLINYDWHASTKLKGEQLTIEGLWRLLKGPTISIGVSEGDYLPSRLQTKDYRGEIIHNDDFEGDFCIRSHQNGVIRFNCADSLDRTNAASYFGALQVFMEQCRRLRISLDNDWGMGYRSMDTQSGYTAPLPPGWEKRSDAVTGKTYYIDHNTRTTTWTHPCPDKPWKRFDMPFEEFKRSTILFPVSQLADLFLSAGDIHATLYTGSKAMHSQILNIFNEEPGKFKQFSAAQNMKITLQRRYKNAVVDSSRQKQLEMFLGMRLFKHLPSIPIQPLNVLSRASSFLLKPVTNIFPSSNGGAGLLSFKKKGEIWVFPQGSDVVELFIYLTEPCHVCQLLLTVSHGADDSTYPTTVDVRTGRNLDGLKLILEGASIPQCENGTNLLITLPGPISAEDMAITGAGARLHSQDASTFPLLYDFEEPEGELDFLTRVVAVTFYPADSGRSSMTLGEIEILGVSLPWRGVFYDEGPGGRLAHLTKTIHKEINHFSSGSGTNPFLAPSLNEDLSEPVKTSASADQLIDLLSGEVTFTDTISQPVSGTAVHQGEDLLDFLDQHVGFHGAETDVKVSPAEDPKVADSCSQLYINCLISLVGPRMEKKLSFQEAMKLEIERLRLNLSAAERDRALLSMGTDPATINPNLLLDEIYIGRLCRLANNLALVGHTYLEDKITAAIGLDKIDNLVDFWNVTELGEICSGGTCEVRAEIKTPVQFPSKASSVGTPQPVLLCSQCQRKVCKVCCAGRGAQLLTSYSSREVSNSGYSSQGGSGHGSRIDVLNGLDGVVCKKCCPNVLLDALILDHVRGLISARRKARADDAAYGALNQVIGSSVRDWMSGKNLPDAGQRVQKVLRKLLNGEESVAEFPFASILNSVETAVDSAPVLSLLTPLDSGSVGSYWKAPPNATSAEFVIALGSVSDVSGVILLVSPCGYSAGDTPIVQIWASNFIHREERSYMGKWDVQSLNPSSFDFSGPEKEYSDNRAPRHVRFTFKNPVRCRIIWMTLRLQRPGSSSFNYETDFNLLSLDENPFAPVNPQVNLRASFGGSSKAIPCLHARRIIVVGIPVKKETGLDSSSGSDHISNRTWLERAPQVRRFKVPIEAETAVENDIVLEQYLSLASPMIAGFRLEAFGAIKPRVTHSPSSDAQIWDASATFLEDRHIYPAVLHLQVSVVQEPNTVVTIAEYRLPEAKAGTGFYFDLPRLVQTRKIIFKLLGDVAAFSDDPAEQDDSGFRVFAAGLSLSNRIKLYYYADPYELGKWASLSAI; from the exons ATGGAAGGCATTGTCGCACTTATTGCTCGTCGAAGCAGGCTGCATCCTGGCACTCGATATTTGGCCAGGGGATTGAATTCGTGCTTCAGCACAG GGAACGAGGTTGAATGTGAGCAACTGGTATGGATACCTAAAAAGCCTGGCCAGAGCACTCCTTTTAACACATACATTTGGCGAAGGGGCACTATTCCAATTTGGTGGGGTGCAGAGCTGAAGATCACTGCTGCAGAAGCAGAAATATATGTTTCTGATTGCGATCCTTATAAAGGAAGCGCTCAGTACTATCAGAGGTTGAGTAAGAGATATGATGCTGGGAAAATCGATGTCGTTGGTGGAGGAAATCGGAACAAAAAAGCTTTAGTTCCTATAGTTTGCATAAATTTGCTTAGGAATGGAGAAGGAAAATCAGAATCTATTTTAGTTCAGCACTTTGAGGAATCTGTGAATTTTGTTAAATCAACGGGTAAACTTCCATATACTAGAAtccatttaataaattatgacTGGCATGCAAGCACAAAGTTAAAGGGCGAACAGCTAACGATTGAAGGGCTGTGGAGGCTTCTAAAAGGCCCTACTATATCAATAGGTGTTTCTGAAGGGGATTATTTACCTTCCCGCTTACAGACCAAGGATTATAGAGGTGAAATCATACATAATGATGACTTTGAAGGTGATTTCTGCATAAGATCCCATCAAAATGGGGTCATACGATTTAACTGTGCTGATTCTTTGGATAGGACCAATGCAGCTAGTTATTTTGGTGCTCTCCAAGTCTTCATGGAGCAATGCAGGCGGCTAAGGATATCTTTAGATAATGACTGGGGAATGGGTTATCGTTCAATGGATACACAGAGTGGATATACAGCTCCACTGCCACCAGGCTGGGAAAAAAGGAGCGATGCTGTGACAGGgaaaacatattatattgATCATAATACTAGGACCACAACATGGACTCATCCTTGTCCTGATAAACCTTGGAAAAGATTTGATATGCCATTTGAAGAATTCAAGAGatcaacaattttatttccagTTTCTCAGCTAGCAGATTTGTTTTTGTCTGCCGGGGATATTCATGCCACCCTTTATACTGGTTCCAAAGCTATGCATAGCCAAATCCTTAACATATTCAATGAAGAACCAGGAAAGTTTAAACAATTTTCTGCAGcacaaaatatgaaaattacttTGCAGAGAAGATATAAAAATGCTGTTGTTGACAGCTCTCGACAAAAGCAGCTGGAGATGTTTCTCGGAATGAGGCTTTTCAAACATCTTCCATCAATACCTATTCAGCCTCTTAAT GTACTCTCACGAGCATCCAGTTTTTTACTTAAACCTGTTACCAACATCTTTCCAAGTTCTAATGGTGGAGCTGGTCTTCTGAGTTTTAAGAAGAAAGGAGAGATTTGG GTTTTTCCGCAGGGTTCAGACGTTGTTGAACTCTTCATTTACCTAACTGAGCCTTGCCATGTCTGTCAGCTTCTTCTTACTGTATCTCATGGTGCAGATGATTCAACTTATCCTACAACCGTTGATGTAAGGACTGGCCGTAATTTAGATGGGCTAAAACTAATACTTGAG GGTGCTTCCATTCCTCAGTGTGAAAATGGGACAAACCTTCTAATAACCTTACCTGGGCCAATAAGTGCTGAGGATATGGCTATCACAGGGGCTGGTGCACGCCTCCATTCCCAAGACGCATCAACATTTCCATTGTTATATGATTTTGAAGAACCAGAGGGTGAACTGGACTTCCTTACTCGTGTTGTTGCTGTTACATTTTATCCTGCTGATTCTGGGAGAAGTTCAATGACACTTGGTGAG ATAGAGATCCTTGGAGTTTCTCTTCCTTGGAGGGGAGTGTTTTATGATGAAGGACCAGGTGGAAGATTAGCTCACCTCACTAAAACGATTCATAAGGAAATCAATCATTTTTCTTCCGGTTCAGGAACCAACCCATTTTTGGCCCCTTCATTAAATGAAGACCTTTCAGAACCTGTTAAAACGAGTGCTTCTGCAGACCAATTAATTGACCTTTTGTCTGGAGAAGTCACATTTACAGATACAATTTCTCAACCAGTTAGCGGAACTGCTGTACATCAGGGGGAGGACTTACTTGATTTTTTGGACCAGCATGTTGGATTTCATGGTGCTGAAACCGACGTCAAAGTTTCTCCAGCAGAAGATCCAAAGGTTGCCGATAGTTGTTCCCAACTGTACATAAACTGTCTCATATCCCTTGTAGGACCTCGCATG GAAAAGAAGCTCAGCTTCCAAGAAGCCATGAAACTCGAAATTGAGCGCCTCCGGCTAAATCTTTCAGCTGCTGAAAGGGATAGAGCATTATTATCAATGGGAACTGATCCTGCTACTATAAATCCAAATCTATTGCttgatgaaatttatattGGAAGGTTATGTAGATTGGCAAACAATCTTGCATTAGTTGGGCACACTTATCTGGAAGACAAAATTACTGCTGCTATTGGTCTTGATAAAATCGACAATCTTGTGGATTTCTGGAACGTCACAGAACTTGGAGAGATCTGTTCTGGTGGAACCTGTGAGGTGCGTGCTGAAATTAAAACACCAGTTCAATTTCCCTCTAAAGCATCCTCAGTGGGAACTCCCCAGCCTGTCTTGTTATGCTCACAATGCCAAAGAAAGGTTTGTAAAGTATGCTGTGCTGGGAGAGGGGCTCAACTTCTAACAAGCTACAGCTCAAGGGAAGTCTCAAACAGTGGTTATTCAAGCCAGGGAGGATCAGGTCATGGGAGCCGAATTGATGTCTTGAATGGTTTGGATGGTGTTGTCTGTAAAAAATGCTGTCCCAACGTTCTGCTTGATGCATTGATCTTGGACCATGTAAGGGGATTAATTAGCGCACGAAGAAAGGCCCGTGCAGACGATGCTGCATATGGAGCTCTGAACCAGGTGATTGGATCATCAGTAAGGGATTGGATGTCTGGAAAGAATCTGCCTGATGCTGGCCAACGAGTACAAAAGGTCCTAAGAAAATTGCTTAATGGAGAAGAGTCTGTTGCTGAATTTCCATTTGCCAGCATTTTGAACTCG GTGGAAACAGCAGTGGATTCAGCACCAGTCTTGTCATTGCTTACTCCCTTAGATTCTGGTTCAGTAGGTTCATATTGGAAAGCTCCTCCGAATGCTACTTCGGCTGAATTTGTTATTGCTCTTGGTTCCGTTTCTGATGTTAGTGGGGTCATCTTGCTTGTGAGCCCTTGTGGGTACTCTGCGGGAGACACTCCAATT GTACAAATCTGGGCGAGTAATTTTATTCACAGGGAAGAAAGGTCGTATATGGGGAAGTGGGATGTCCAATCCTTGAATCCatcttcatttgatttttctgGGCCAGAAAAAGAATACAGCGACAATAGAGCACCTAGGCATGTCCGGTTTACCTTTAAAAATCCTGTTAGATGCCGCATCATTTGGATGACACTACGCCTTCAACGCCCTGGTTCCAGTTCTTTTAATTATGAGACAGATTTTAACCTCTTGTCTCTAGATGAAAATCCTTTTGCACCAGTTAATCCGCAAGTTAATCTACGTGCCTCGTTCGGAGGATCAAGTAAAGCTATTCCTTGTCTTCATGCTAGACGAATTATTGTAGTTGGAATCCCAGTGAAAAAAGAGACGGGTCTTGATTCATCATCAGGCTCTGATCATATATCTAATAGGACCTGGTTGGAGAGAGCCCCTCAAGTAAGGAGATTCAAG GTTCCAATTGAAGCCGAAACGGCTGTGGAGAATGATATTGTCTTGGAACAGTATCTATCTCTAGCGTCACCAATGATTGCTGGATTCCGTCTGGAGGCTTTCGGTGCGATAAAACCTCGAGTTACCCATTCACCTTCTTCAGATGCACAAATCTGGGATGCATCAGCTACGTTTTTAGAAGATAGGCACATCTATCCTGCTGTATTACATCTACAGGTTTCCGTTGTTCAG GAGCCTAATACTGTAGTAACTATAGCCGAGTACCGACTACCGGAAGCGAAGGCTGGAACAGGATTTTACTTCGATCTTCCTAGACTTGTCCAAACGAggaaaattatattcaaactTCTCGGAGACGTTGCAGCGTTTTCCGATGACCCAGCAGAGCAAGACGATTCTGGATTCAGGGTTTTTGCAGCAGGGTTGTCTTTGTCCAATAGAATTAAGCTGTATTACTATGCAGATCCTTATGAACTTGGAAAATGGGCAAGTCTTTCTGCTATATGA